DNA sequence from the Pseudophryne corroboree isolate aPseCor3 chromosome 6, aPseCor3.hap2, whole genome shotgun sequence genome:
tctgatgcagcacaacacagcaatactgtaagggacttgtggttgttgttattatattattataatactgtagcagtgtacatatagcagcagcatataccactgtgactgcctcgtcactggaatgactgatggacaggacactaccactggtctgatgcagcacaacacaaccacactgtaagggacttgtggttgttgttattatattattataatactgtagcagtgtacatatagcagcagcgtataccactgtgactgccttgtcactggaatgactgatggacaggacactaccactggtctgatgcagcacaacacaaccacactgtaaaggacttgtggCTGTtgttatagagatgtgcaccggacatttttcgggttttgtgttttggttttggattaggttccgcggccaagttttggatttggacgcgttttggcaaaacctccctgaaaattttttgtcggattcgggtgtgttttggatttgggtgtttttttttttacaaaaaaccctcaaaaacagcttaaatcatagaatttgggggtaattttgatcctatagtattattaacctcaataaccataatttccactcatttccagtctattctgaacacctcacaatattatttttagtcctaaaatttgcaccgaggtcgctggatgactaagctaagcgacccaagtggccgacacaaacacctggcccatctaggagtggcactgcagtgtcagacaggatggcacttcaaaaaatagtccccaaacagcacatgatgcaaagaaaaaaagaggtgcaccaaggtcgctgtgtgactaagctaagcgacccaagtggccgacacaaacacctagcccatctaggagtggcactgcagtgtcagacaggatggcagatttaaaaaatagtccccaaacagcacatgatgcaaagaaaaaaagaggtgcaccaaggtcgctggatggttaagctaagcgacccaagtggccgacacaaacaactggcccatctaggagtggcactgcagtgtcagacgggatggcacttcaaaacatagtccccaaacagcacatgatgcaaagataaattaaagaaaaacagagatgcaagatggaattatccttgggccctcccacccacccttatgttgtataaacaggacatgcacactttaacaaacccatcatttcagcgacagggtctgccacacgactgtgactgaaatgactggttggtttgggcccccaccaaaaaagaagcaattaatctctccttgcacaaactggctctacagaggcaagatgtccacctcctccttatcgtccgattcctcacccctttcactgtgtacatccccctcctcacagattattaattcgcccctactggaatccaccatctcaggtccctgtgtactttctggaggcaattgctggtgaatgtctccacggaggaattgattgtaattcattttcatgaacatcatctccacattttctggaagtaacctcgtacgccgattgctgacaaggtgagcggctgcactaaacactctttcggagtacacactggagggggggcaacttaggtaaaataaagccagtttgtgcaagggcctccaaattgcctctttttcctgccagtatacgtacggactgtctgacgtgccttcttggatgcggttactcatataatcctccaccattctttcaatggtgacagaatcatatgcagtgacagtagacgacatgtcagtaatcgttgccaggtccttcagtccggaccagatgtcagcactcgctccagactgccctgcatcaccaccagcgggtgggctcggaattcttagccttttcctcgcagccccatttgtgggagaatgtgaaggaggagctgttgacgggtcacgttccgcttgacttgacaattttctcaccagcaggtctttgaacctctgcagacttgtgtctgccggaaagagagatccaacgtaggttttaaatctaggatcgagcacggtggccaaaatgtagtgctctgatttcaacagattgaccacccgtgaatcctggttaagcgaattaagggctccatccacaagtcccacatgcctagcggaatcgctctgttttagctcctccttcaatctctccagcttcttctgcaaaagcctgatgaggggaatgacctgactcaggctggcagtgtctgaactgacttcacgtgtggcaagttcaaagggttgcagaaccttgcacaacgttgaaatcattctccactgcgcttgagtcaggtgcattccccctcctttgcctatatcataggcagctgtataggcttgaatggccttttgctgctcctccatcctctgaagcatatagagggttgaattccacctcttgcttcagatgatggcggggcaggttcaggagtgtttgctggtgctccagtcttcggcacgcggtggctgaatgccgaaagtggcctgcaattcttcgggccaccgacagcatctcatgcacgcccctgtcgtttttttaataattctgcaccaccaaattcaatgtatgtgcaaaacatgggacgtgctggaatttgcccacatgtaatgcacgcacaatattggtggcgttgtccgatgtcacaaatccccaggagagtccaattggggtaagccattctgcgatgatgttcctcagtttccgtaagaggttgtcagctgtgtgactcttatggaaagcggtgatacaaagcatagcctgcctaggaatgagttggcgtttgcgagatgctgctactggtgccgccgctgctgttcttgctgcggtaggcaatacatctacccagtgggctgtcacagtcatatagtccttagtctgccctgctccacttgtccacatgtccgtggttaagtggacattgggtacaactgcattttttaggacaccggtgactctttttctgaggtctgtgtacattctcggtagcgcctgcctagagaaatggaacatagatggtatttggtaccgggaacacagtacctcaagcaaatctctagtttcctgtgaattaacggtggataccggaaacacgtttaacaccacccaggctgccaaggcctgagttatccgctttgcagcaggatgactgctgtgatatttcatcttcctcgcaaaggactgttggacagtcaattgcttactggaagtagtacaggtggtcttccaacttcccctctgggatgacgatcgactcccagcagcaacaacagcagcgccagcagcagtaggcgttacactcaaggatgcatcggaggaatcccaggcaggagaggactcgtcagacttgacagtgacatggcctgcaggactattggctttcctgtctaaggaggaaattgacactgagggagttggtggtgtggtttgcaggagcttggttacaagaggaagggatttagttggcagtggactgcttccgctgtcacccaaagtttttgaacttgtcaatgacttctgatgaatgcgctccaggtgacgtataagggaggatgttcctaggtggttaacgtccttacccctacttattacagcttgacaaaggcaacacacggcttgacaccagttgtccgcatttctgttgaaataattccacacagaagaggtgattttttttgtaatttgaccaggcatgtcaatggccctattcgtaccacggacaacaggtgtctccccgggtgcctgacttaaacaaaccacctcaccatcagaatcctccttgtcaatttcctcctcagcgccagcgacacccatatcctcatcctggtgtacttcaacagtgacatcttcaatttgactatcaggaactggactgcgggtgctccttccagcacttgcagggggcgtgcaaatggtggaaggcgccacctcttcccgtccagtgttgggaaggtcaggcatcgcaaccaacacaattggactctccttggggatttgtgatttagaagaacgcacagttctttgttgtgctttggccagcttaagtcttttcatttttctagcgagaggatgagtgcttccatcctcatgtgaatctgaaccactagccatgaacataggccagggcctcagccgttcgttgccactccgtgtcgtaaatggcatattggcaagtttacgcttctcctcagacacttttaatttagatttttggatcattttacggaacttttgtttttgggattttacatgctctctactatgacattgggcatcggccttggcagacgacgttgatggcatttcatcgtctcggccatgactagtggcagcagcttcagcatgaggtggaagtggatcttgatctttccctattttaccctccacatttttgttctccattttttaatgtgtggaattatatgccagtaatatatcaatagcaatggcctactgtaccgtactgctatatattatatactggtggtcagcaaaattatgcactgtcctcctactatatatactgcgcacaacaactaaaatgcaccacaggtatggatggatagtatacttgacgacacagcggtaggtagagcagtggactactgtaccgtactgctatatattatatactggtggtcagcaaaattatgcactgtcctcctactactgcgcaaaacttaaatgcaccacaggtatggatggatagtatactcgacgacacagaggtaggtagagcagtggactactgtaccgtactgctatatattatatactggtggtcagcaaaattatgcactgtcctccgactatatatactgcgcacaacatctaaaatgcaccacagatggatagtatacttgacgacacagaggtaggtagagcagtggactactgtgccatactgctatatattatatactggtggtcagcaaaattatgcactgtcctcctactactgcgcaaaactgaaatgccccacaggtatggatggatagtatacttgacgacacagaggtaggtagagcagtggactactgtaccgtactgctatatattatatactggtaacatagtaacatagtaacatagtatctgaggttgaaaaaagacaattgtccatcgagttcaacctatttgtggtgtcctatgcatgatgatttgactaaaatttctgactgatgctgctgtcagccattgcattttatccctatttatagtaactataatgcatgactatgcaccatacccctggatataattttccaataggaatttatctaacccattcttaaaggtgttgacagattccgccattacaactccctcgggcagggaattccaaacacgtattgtccttaccgtgaaaaagcctttacgccgtattgtgcggaatctcctctcctctaacctgagcgagtgtccacgagtcctctgtgttgatctaaccaaaaacaggtcccgcgcaagctctgtgtattgtccccttatatatttgtagatgttgatcatatcccctcttaaggggggtacacacggagagatctgtgcttaaaatctaagcaatctgactagattgcttagaaattaagcatacatatctcagtgtgtatgccataaagcgatagcgatgcgcagccccgcgcatcgctatcgctgattgtagattggcctgcatgcaggcaaaatCTAGTACAGTCGCTTAGCACATCGCTCGTGTGTACAGAATGAGCGACGTGCTACAGCGATGTACGTCACTCTCCTCTGCCACTCCGTCCTCTGCCGGGTCCAACCTCCGCCTCCTGCCTCTCCTGGTCCCGCCTTCGTCTTCTTCCTCTGCTGGTCCCGCCTCCGTCTCCGTCTCCGTCtcctgcttcaccaccacagactagAGTCACACCAGCTACAGCCAGCCAGCGCAacgcacgtcagcagcagcagcagcaaaacggtAAGTGCCAACGGGTGCGCTGTGGGCAGCATAAACGGCATTGatgggtgccgggggggggggggggggtgtttgcgtgCGGTGCGCTGAGCCCCTTGTTATCGACCgggctgtattaacagccgtgaggggacacacacacacacacaccattttcatGCATGTATTTataggggggagtgtgtgtgtgtgtgacactgttattattaatatactgccggggggggggggggggtgtgtgacactgttattattaatgtactgccgtggtgggggggggggggggggctgggtgtgacactgttattattaatatactaccagcgggggagggggggaggggcggggcaccgttattgatgttaactgtgctgtatgtatttacagccggggggtggggtgacaccattattattaatgtactactagccggtgggggggggggggggagaccattattattgatgttaactgggcacttgtgtgggttgtattaacagccgtgtggggggggttcactacgatctgccggcgaccagcataccggcgccgggaggccggccgccggcttaccgacagtgtggcgagcgcaaatgagccccttgcgggctcgctgcgctcaccacgctacgggcacggtggcgcaccacactattttattctccctccaggggggtcgaataagtgtcggtatgccggctgtcgggctcccggcgccggtatgctggtcgccggcagatcgtagtgaaccccccccacacggctgttaatacaacccacacaagtgcccagttaacatcaataataatggtctctccccccccccccccccaccggctagtagtacattaataataatggtgtcaccccaccccccggctgtaaatacatacagcccagttaacatcaataacggtgcccccgcccctcccccctcccccgctggtagtatattaataataacagtgtcacacccagcccccccccccccccaccccggcagtacattaataataacTGCCTCTTCCGGCGCGGCGCATGTGTGCGGTGGCTGGGTAGGAATTTCCCCTTCCCCCTCGTTCCTcccccggctccgtcctcccagccagtagcagcactcccccctgtctgtgctaacgtcctcccacaTCAGTgattgcataatattcattaatttctctctatttctctctctctatctctctcctcctgtggattacttcgtttgtcagtgtaattttaatttttacaggtgcccctattggattctactggacaagtggacgtgaccggcgtgggatgtaggtaagtaatctgtctctcattgttacaggtacccctattggattctactggacaagtggacgtgaccggcgtgggatgtaggtaagtatgtgtgagtgtgtaagtgtgtatttaataaatttttactttcacggtgtgtgtgttgtgtttttatttgggtattttttgttgttgtagaactacaggtaccagcgggcccgttatttccccgcatgctggtacttgaggttctccaagtaccagcaagcgggggaggcttgctgggccttgtagttccacaacaaaaaacaatattctttttttttacatactcatggctatcagcccggcacccaccgcccaggggtgctggggacagcctcgggcttcacccctggcccttgggtgcctgaagggggggaccccttgatttaaggggtccccactcctccagggaaccccggccaggtgtgactagttgggggggtaatgccacggccgcagggacctacataaatgtgtcccccggctgtggcattatgtccctggctagtggagcccggtgctggttttaaaaatacgggggacccctacatcttttgtcccccgtatttttggaaccaggaccggactaagagcccggtgctggttgtctaaatacggggaacccctgtccaatttttcccccagtatttaaacaaccaggcccggctcaaagagcccgaggctggttatacttaggaggggggacctcacgcattttttttattttttaacccattcagacccttctccattaatggGGAATGTCCACTAAGTAATGtccactaatgggggggccattacgtgtaacaacgctactaatgggggggccattacgtgtaacaatgctactactaggggggtcattacgtataaggaagatactactacttggggggagcattatgtataggatgctactattacttggggggcattagatataacaataatactactacttggggggccttacgtataaggacgctactactactgggggtgcactatgtataaggatgctactactacttgtggggcattacgtatatgatgaataagattgtgctacattgtggcgtaattttgaatgggggtactattgtgtggctatgccccttacttgtgagaccacaccccttttcccggtgcgcgccaaaggaatatgggagggcgcaaatttatagtttgcagggggggcgccgaacaccctagcaccggccctgggtggaggGCTGGgtaagttgatggtgggcgagtttgtaagccattggcggtggcagcgggcatcggcacaggggcagtagcgggcattggctcggcggcagtagggggtcatcggcaggattcggcgaacattatggctgtagtgcctcaccagccactgacctcgccaCACGCCACTGGAGtgtgggctgtattaacagccgggtggggggggggggggttgttattaattatgtttttatgAGGCTGTCCTGTGTATCGAGCGATACATATATGGGGGAGTGTGATGCGGCTGGTGATAGCGGTCTAGGAGAAGATGGATGTATCCGTATGATTAGACAGGCTGCTTAATGTGCTTTGAAGCTGTAttagcaggcgggggggggggatagggggtgTTACTATATGTTTGTGGTGCTTAAGTGGCTTTACCTGGttgcaatgtgtgtataagcggctttacctggcgCAGCGTGTGTATAAGCACCATTTCCTGGCGCAACACGTGTATAAGCGGCATGGTTTTTTTAATGCGAGGGTCAACATATTTTATTAAAGTTTTTCCTTGCTTGTTATTTAAATAgtgttgttttatttttctcacaGCAATGGCTTCTTACATGGACCGGGAGTTCACAACTGGATTCATTGATGTGTATCGGGCCAGCGAATGTCTGTGGAAGGTCCGTAGCAAGGATTTTTCAAACAGACAGAAGAAGGATCAGGCCTACAGACAATTGGTGGAGTACAGCAAAGCCCATAACAGTGATGCTGATCTACTTTGGGCGAAGAAGAAGATAGCAAACTTGCGGACGGTGTTCAAGAAGGAACACACACGCGTGATCGAGTCTCAACGTTCAGGAGCCGGAACTGATGATGTTTACCAGCCGACGCTATGGTATTATGAACAGATGAAGTTCCTTTTGGAGAGAGAGGCGAAATTACATGGACAGGGTAGCCTGGATAAAGAGTCTCCTAAGACGCCAGAGGAAGAGGGGACCCTTAATCCGGTaagttaaaacactttaaaatgttcaactttatcattgtttaatcaacgccctaatgttttattttcttttttttttacaggaatctACCCCGGAGGTAATGAACACTTCCGCAACAGAGGCAACAGAACTGGAGCTCAGTGGTGAGGAGTCAGCACCATCTCGGTCGACAGCACCACCAAGGCGGAGACAAAAGAATTCATCATTGAGTTCCGATTCTGCATCCTCCAGCACGGTTCAATTTATCCAACGGGCAGAGGAAATGCTTAATAGGCCACCAGACTTCTATCGTCAATTTTCAAACACGATAGAATCTCAGATACGTGTAATGCCCGAAACTGTTTTTAGAACTTTCAGGCGCATAGTATTTGATGTATTGAGAAGGGCCGAGGATAATGACCTATCCGATGACCTGGATCTAATGTCAAATCCTGTGCGGCGCGCACgaaatgccccacagtcccagtatcCTTATCCCCAACCATACTATTATCCGCCGGGTAATCCTCCGCCACAGCGCCCTTTTTTTTCGCCGGGACCCCCACCTACACCCACTCTGCCCACTCCTCCCACCAGCACTTTGTCCACTGGATTGTACTCAGCAATGCTGAGTACACAGCTCCCCCCAGAGGACGAGGCTACTTTTTTCAattattaaattataattttttttattagttttttagtttccgttggacaaattgttccatgtttcctcgactcttttatgttgttcatagttaccatagtgtcggttttttgtcctggacttttgaacgttgggatattggtcattcttatcgatgaatccagttgcataagtgttaaaaattaatatatttttataagtaaattattttcaaaacaaaaaagaagtgttgtgtattttttatggtttatcattatatttttaatttttggggGAGTTATGATAGGAATGCTGTTGTACCAAATTTGTCCTCACTTatccccccttaaaaaaaattttttttaaggggagataAGTGAGGACAATCCTACCTTCAAGGTACTGTTAAAGGGGACATTTATTAcagagggatgcggttaagatctctGCGTCGGGTTCCCAAtagccacaatcctgacatattctccccctgtgggtgtccatgacacccatagagggagactaaaaatttggcaagcaaagcgagccacaaggggcttctttgcgctcgagccgctgccggcattccggtggccGCCATCCCGACgttgggattatgactgtcgggatgcctgctgccgggatatcatactgattcccagggccagtgctatggtgtccggcgccctcctgcaaactgtaaatttgcgccccctcagacacagaggtgatacagtgacTGGGACGGAACACAGGGGTGATGGCACACACAGGTATGCCTGACTTGGTTCACACTGTTGGATCCCATTAGTCCTCACTTATCCCCCACAAAAAACGACGCAGTCGTGAAGTGTCCTGGGTATACCTGACCCCAGAGTTCCTCATGGCTACGTTGTTTTTTAATATACATGCAAAACACACACAGGTACATACTCTGACAACAGAAGTTTAAAAcaagatacatttttattttggaaataaataaaaaaaatacaataaaatataaaaccaaT
Encoded proteins:
- the LOC134935095 gene encoding uncharacterized protein LOC134935095; this translates as MASYMDREFTTGFIDVYRASECLWKVRSKDFSNRQKKDQAYRQLVEYSKAHNSDADLLWAKKKIANLRTVFKKEHTRVIESQRSGAGTDDVYQPTLWYYEQMKFLLEREAKLHGQGSLDKESPKTPEEEGTLNPESTPEVMNTSATEATELELSGEESAPSRSTAPPRRRQKNSSLSSDSASSSTVQFIQRAEEMLNRPPDFYRQFSNTIESQIRVMPETVFRTFRRIVFDVLRRAEDNDLSDDLDLMSNPVRRARNAPQSQYPYPQPYYYPPGNPPPQRPFFSPGPPPTPTLPTPPTSTLSTGLYSAMLSTQLPPEDEATFFNY